In a single window of the Cupriavidus sp. P-10 genome:
- a CDS encoding flavin reductase family protein: protein MDTTSHAAPLLDPRELRRVCGRYATGVAVIGACTAQQRPVGITVNSFASLSLAPPLILWSLASHSPNAGLFEPGRPFGVSILRAGHGELARRFATPAADKFAGVRHTRCAQGVPYLDEALATLACRVERADPVGDHLLVVGAVESISAEEGEPLVFYGGGFVRVAA from the coding sequence ATGGACACCACCAGTCATGCCGCGCCCCTGCTCGATCCACGCGAACTGCGCCGGGTTTGCGGCCGCTACGCGACCGGCGTGGCGGTCATCGGTGCCTGCACGGCGCAGCAGCGGCCGGTCGGCATCACCGTCAACTCGTTCGCGTCGCTGTCGCTGGCGCCGCCGCTGATCCTGTGGAGCCTGGCGTCGCACTCGCCCAATGCGGGCCTGTTCGAGCCAGGCCGGCCGTTCGGCGTCAGCATCCTGCGCGCCGGACACGGGGAACTGGCGCGCCGCTTCGCCACGCCGGCGGCCGACAAGTTCGCCGGCGTGCGTCATACGCGCTGCGCCCAGGGCGTGCCCTACCTGGACGAGGCGCTCGCCACGCTCGCATGCCGCGTCGAGCGCGCCGATCCCGTTGGCGACCACCTGCTGGTCGTGGGCGCGGTGGAGTCCATCTCGGCGGAAGAGGGCGAGCCGCTGGTCTTCTATGGTGGCGGCTTCGTGCGCGTCGCGGCCTGA
- the rplW gene encoding 50S ribosomal protein L23, translating into MTQVAKNDHRLMQVLLAPVVSEKATLVADKNEQVVFEVARDANKAEVKAAVELLFKVEVQSVQILNQKGKQKRFGRFMGRRNHVKKAYVSLKPGQEINFEAEAK; encoded by the coding sequence ATGACGCAAGTAGCCAAGAACGATCATCGTTTGATGCAGGTGCTGCTCGCGCCGGTGGTTTCCGAAAAGGCAACCCTGGTCGCCGACAAGAATGAACAAGTCGTGTTCGAGGTAGCCCGCGATGCCAACAAGGCAGAAGTGAAGGCCGCCGTCGAACTGCTGTTCAAGGTCGAGGTGCAGTCCGTTCAGATCCTGAACCAGAAGGGCAAGCAGAAGCGCTTCGGCCGTTTCATGGGCCGCCGCAACCACGTGAAGAAAGCTTACGTGTCGCTGAAGCCGGGTCAGGAAATCAATTTTGAAGCGGAGGCCAAGTAA
- a CDS encoding SDR family oxidoreductase: MKGLQDKVAIVTGGATLIGAGVARAFVEAGARVAIFDIDAANGERVAAELGKDALFIAADITQDEQVRDAVSQVAQRFGGVDFLVNLACTYLDDGFRSSRADWLTALDVNVVSGVMLAQAVQPLMRARGGGAIVNFTSISATVAQTGRWLYPVSKAAIAQLTRNMAMDLAPDRIRVNSVSPGWTWCRLMDEVSGGNRARTDAVAAPFHLLGRVGEPDEVAQVVLFLCSDHASFVTGADYAVDGGYSAMGPEQNVPAIGKLAG, encoded by the coding sequence ATGAAGGGATTGCAGGACAAGGTGGCCATCGTCACCGGCGGCGCCACGCTGATCGGCGCCGGCGTGGCTCGGGCTTTCGTCGAGGCTGGCGCGCGCGTGGCGATCTTCGATATCGATGCCGCCAACGGCGAGCGCGTCGCCGCGGAGCTGGGCAAGGACGCCCTCTTCATCGCGGCTGACATCACGCAGGACGAGCAGGTCCGCGATGCGGTAAGCCAGGTCGCGCAGCGCTTTGGCGGCGTGGATTTCCTGGTCAACCTTGCCTGCACCTATCTCGATGACGGCTTCCGTTCCAGCCGTGCCGACTGGCTCACGGCTCTCGACGTCAACGTCGTGTCCGGCGTGATGCTGGCGCAGGCGGTGCAGCCGCTGATGCGCGCGCGCGGCGGCGGTGCCATCGTCAATTTCACCAGCATCTCGGCCACCGTCGCGCAGACCGGTCGCTGGCTCTATCCGGTATCGAAGGCAGCCATCGCGCAGTTGACGCGCAACATGGCGATGGACCTGGCGCCCGACCGTATCCGCGTGAACTCGGTCTCGCCCGGCTGGACCTGGTGCCGGCTGATGGACGAGGTCAGCGGCGGCAACCGCGCCCGTACCGATGCCGTTGCCGCGCCATTCCATCTGCTGGGCCGCGTTGGCGAGCCCGACGAGGTCGCGCAGGTGGTGCTGTTCCTGTGCTCTGACCATGCCAGCTTTGTCACCGGCGCGGACTACGCCGTCGACGGTGGCTACAGCGCCATGGGCCCGGAGCAGAACGTTCCGGCAATCGGCAAGCTGGCCGGCTGA
- the rplC gene encoding 50S ribosomal protein L3, producing MSLGLVGRKVGMTRIFTDDGEAIPVTVVEVGDNRVTQIKTDETDGYTAVQVTFGARRASRVTKPLAGHLAKAGVEAGEIIREFRIDAAKAAELQAGGSLSVDLFEVGQKIDVQGVTIGKGYAGTIKRYHFASGRATHGNSRSHNVPGSIGMAQDPGRVFPGKRMTGHLGDVTRTVQNLEIAKIDAERKLLLVKGAIPGSKNGKVIVTPAVKAKAKA from the coding sequence ATGAGCCTTGGCCTTGTAGGTCGCAAGGTTGGCATGACCCGTATTTTCACGGACGACGGTGAAGCGATTCCCGTGACCGTGGTCGAGGTCGGCGACAACCGCGTGACGCAAATCAAGACGGACGAGACCGACGGTTATACCGCGGTTCAAGTCACCTTCGGCGCACGACGCGCAAGCCGTGTCACCAAGCCGCTGGCGGGTCACCTCGCCAAAGCCGGCGTGGAAGCCGGCGAAATCATCCGCGAATTCCGTATCGACGCAGCCAAGGCTGCCGAACTGCAAGCTGGCGGTTCGCTGTCGGTCGACCTGTTCGAAGTCGGTCAGAAGATCGACGTGCAGGGCGTGACCATCGGTAAGGGCTACGCCGGTACCATCAAGCGCTACCACTTCGCCTCCGGCCGTGCCACGCACGGTAACTCGCGCTCGCACAACGTGCCGGGCTCGATCGGTATGGCGCAGGATCCGGGCCGTGTGTTCCCGGGCAAGCGCATGACCGGTCACCTGGGCGATGTCACCCGCACCGTGCAGAACCTGGAGATCGCCAAGATCGACGCAGAGCGCAAGCTGCTGCTGGTCAAGGGCGCCATCCCGGGCTCCAAGAACGGCAAGGTCATCGTTACCCCGGCCGTCAAGGCCAAAGCCAAAGCTTAA
- the rplD gene encoding 50S ribosomal protein L4, whose amino-acid sequence MELKLLQDNGQIGAGVDASPEVFGRDYNEALVHQIVVAYQANARSGNRKQKDREEVKHTTKKPWRQKGTGRARAGMSSSPLWRGGGRIFPNSPEENFTQKVNKKMFRAGMRSIYSQLAREGRINVVDGFTVDAPKTKLLADKFKAMGLDSVLIITDSLDENLYLASRNLPHVAVVEPRQADPLSLVHYKKVLVTKAAVAQIEELLK is encoded by the coding sequence ATGGAACTCAAGCTCCTCCAGGACAATGGCCAGATCGGCGCCGGCGTTGACGCGTCGCCCGAAGTGTTCGGCCGTGACTACAACGAAGCCCTCGTTCACCAGATCGTCGTCGCTTACCAGGCCAACGCTCGCAGCGGTAACCGTAAGCAGAAGGATCGTGAAGAGGTCAAGCACACGACCAAGAAGCCGTGGCGCCAGAAGGGTACGGGCCGTGCTCGTGCCGGTATGTCTTCCTCGCCGCTGTGGCGCGGGGGCGGCCGTATCTTCCCGAATTCGCCGGAAGAGAACTTCACCCAGAAGGTCAACAAGAAGATGTTCCGTGCCGGCATGCGCTCGATTTACTCGCAGCTCGCACGTGAAGGTCGTATCAACGTGGTGGACGGTTTCACTGTCGACGCGCCCAAGACCAAGCTCTTGGCCGACAAGTTCAAGGCCATGGGCCTGGACTCGGTGCTGATCATCACCGACAGCCTCGACGAAAACCTCTACCTGGCTTCGCGCAACCTGCCGCACGTGGCAGTCGTGGAGCCGCGCCAGGCTGATCCGCTGTCGCTCGTGCACTACAAGAAGGTGCTGGTGACCAAGGCGGCCGTCGCGCAGATCGAGGAGTTGCTGAAATGA
- a CDS encoding styrene monooxygenase/indole monooxygenase family protein → MRQRIAIVGAGQSGLQMALGLQAAGYQVTLLSNRAPDQVRAGKVMSSQCMFDRALQTERDLGLNWWDDTCPPVEGIGLAVPHPEQPGAKVIDWAAPLDRPAQAVDQRLKMPVWMEAFAARGGDLRIVDVGMDELEDLTRDHVLVLLAAGKGEIVGRFERDARRSPFDKPQRALALTYVTGMVPREPFSRVCFNLIPGIGEYFVFPALTMSGPCEIMVFEGIPGGPMDRWAEARTPEQHLAESLRILRTYAPWEAERCERVALTDDNGILSGRFAPSVRKPVLTLPSGRMVFGMADAVVVNDPITGQGSNNAAKCCQVYLDAILAHGERPFDRDWMEQTFARYWQYAGDVVAWTNSLLTPPPPHILALLGAAGQAPALAARIANGFDNPPDYFPWWMDAQACHQLIDHHLPRAA, encoded by the coding sequence ATGCGCCAACGCATCGCCATCGTCGGGGCCGGGCAGTCCGGTTTGCAAATGGCCCTCGGGCTGCAGGCAGCCGGCTACCAGGTCACGCTGCTGTCCAACCGCGCGCCGGATCAGGTCCGCGCAGGCAAGGTCATGTCGAGCCAATGCATGTTCGACCGCGCCTTGCAGACCGAGCGCGACCTCGGCCTCAACTGGTGGGACGACACCTGCCCGCCGGTCGAGGGCATTGGCCTCGCCGTGCCGCATCCCGAGCAGCCTGGCGCGAAAGTCATCGACTGGGCCGCGCCGCTGGACCGGCCAGCGCAGGCGGTCGACCAGCGGCTGAAGATGCCGGTTTGGATGGAGGCCTTCGCTGCGCGTGGCGGCGACCTGCGCATTGTCGATGTCGGCATGGATGAACTGGAGGACCTGACGCGCGATCACGTCCTCGTGCTGCTGGCTGCCGGCAAGGGCGAGATCGTCGGCCGTTTCGAGCGCGATGCGCGGCGCAGCCCGTTCGACAAGCCGCAACGCGCGCTGGCGCTGACCTACGTGACCGGCATGGTGCCGCGCGAGCCGTTCTCGCGGGTTTGCTTCAACCTGATCCCGGGCATCGGCGAATACTTCGTCTTTCCCGCGCTGACGATGTCGGGCCCGTGCGAGATCATGGTGTTCGAAGGCATCCCTGGCGGTCCGATGGACCGCTGGGCCGAGGCGCGCACGCCCGAGCAGCACCTCGCAGAAAGCCTGCGCATCCTGCGCACCTATGCGCCGTGGGAAGCCGAGCGCTGCGAGCGCGTGGCGCTGACCGACGACAACGGTATCCTGTCGGGCCGCTTCGCACCGAGCGTGCGCAAGCCGGTGCTGACGCTGCCATCGGGCCGGATGGTATTCGGCATGGCCGATGCCGTGGTGGTCAACGACCCGATCACCGGGCAAGGCTCCAACAATGCCGCCAAATGCTGCCAGGTCTACCTCGACGCCATCCTTGCCCATGGCGAGCGGCCGTTCGACCGTGACTGGATGGAGCAGACCTTCGCCCGGTACTGGCAATATGCCGGCGATGTCGTGGCGTGGACCAACTCGCTGCTGACCCCGCCGCCGCCGCATATCCTGGCGCTGCTGGGTGCGGCGGGGCAGGCGCCGGCGCTGGCGGCGCGCATTGCCAACGGCTTCGACAATCCGCCGGATTATTTCCCATGGTGGATGGACGCGCAGGCTTGCCACCAGCTGATCGACCACCACCTGCCGCGGGCTGCCTGA